The sequence below is a genomic window from Clostridia bacterium.
AAAAGCGGGCTACCGGGTGAAAGGCTCACACCGCGACTGCCCGCGCTGAGCGTTCACGGCCTCAGTTTGGCCGGACATTCAGTGCGTGGCGTTCAAGCCGGGTGGAACACCCAAAGGTTTCAGGGTGTCCACGCGCTTTATTTTTCCGCATAAATGCCCGAAATTATCCCTTGGGTCGCGAGTCTCCGCTAAAATTGAGACTTGCTCGTTCCTGCCGACAATCCGATCATCCCGCCCAGAGCCACAGGGCACATTTGTGCCGGTCAGCCTGCATCCCGGGCCATCGCGCGTAGCGGAATCGACGCTGGAGCTTGTCACCTCGTATGCGGCAACTAATACGACTCCTGCGATACGTCCGGCCCTACTGGCTGCAACTCACCAGTTCCGTTGTGCTGATGGCGATGGTTGGGCTGCTGGACGCCTTCCGGGTGCTGCTCATAGGTCCCATTTTCGATCGCGTTCTGAACCCGGCATCGCAGTCGAAAGAGATCGCTCTCTTCAAGCTCCCGTACACTGAACACACCGTCTACCTGCAGCAGTTCGTGCCGCAGCACTTCCAGAACGCGTGGACGGTAGTTGCGTTTTCGCTGGTCGCGGCAACCGTGCTCAAGGGCATCTGCGATTACCTGGGCACCTACGCCGTCAACTATGCCGGCTTCGGCCTTATCACCGACCTTCGCAACAATCTGTATAGCAGCGTGCTCCGTCGCTCCGTCTCGTTCTTTCATAAGCATCCGACGGGCACGCTCGTTTCCACCATCATCAACGACATCGACAAGGTGCAGTTTGCGATGTCGTCAGTGCTTGCCGAGTTCCTCCAGCAATTCTTCACGCTCATCTTCACGGCTGCGATCGTTGTGTTACTGGGTGGAAAGCTCGCCTGGGTGCTAGTGATCTTTGTACCGTTTATCCTGTTCTCGGCTCGCCGCATCGGCGGGCGCGTCCGCCACACCACGCGTAAGGGACAGGACAAGCTGGCGGAGATTCAGAACATCCTGCAAGAGACCATCTCCGGCAACCGCATCGTTAAGGCGTTCGGCATGGAATTGTGGGAGATCGGACGATTCCGCAGCGCAGCGAACCGCCTGTTTAAGGCTAACCTGCGATCGGTGAGCGCCGCAGCCGTGAGTTCTCCGCTCATGGACATCTTTGGCGCCGTAGCGATAGGCCTGCTTCTGCTGCTTGGTCGAGACCAGATCAAGGCACACGTCTTCACGGCCGGAACTTTCCTTGCGTTCATCATCGCCGTGTTCAAGCTCTACGATCCCGTACGCAAGTTTGCGATGTTCAACAACAGCTTCCAGCAGGCGCTGGGTGCCTCGGGCTCGATTTTCGCGTTCATGGATGCTGAAGATACAGTGATTCAGAAGCCGGATGCGCTGGTACTGCCAGCGTTCAGCCAGAGTATCCAGTTCGATCATGTTGGCTTTGGATACGGCGAGAATGGCGAAGGCCGCGAGATTCTCCGCGACATCGATTTAAAAGTCGAAACCGGAGAAGTCCTCGCCATCGTGGGTTCCAGCGGCTCCGGCAAGACAACGATGGTGAACCTGATCCCACGGTTCTTTGATGTCACCCAGGGCCGTCTGCTGATAGATGGGCACGACGTGCGCGACCTGACGCTGGCATCCTTGCGATCGCAGATCGGCGTCGTCACACAGGAGACGATCCTGTTCAATGACACGGTTCGCAATAACATTGCGTACGGCCAGCCAAAGGTGAAACAGGACCAGGTCGTCGCCGCCGCACAGGCCGCACTGGCGCACGACTTCATCATGAACATGCCCGAGGGCTACGACACCGTTATCGGCGAGCGTGGCTTCCGCCTTTCGGGAGGCGAACGCCAGCGGTTGAGCATCGCCCGCGCGCTGCTGAAGAATGCGCCCATTCTCATCCTTGACGAAGCGACCTCGGCGCTGGACACGGAATCCGAGGCGCTCGTTCAGGCGGCGCTGCATAACCTGATGTCAGGACGGACGGTGTTCGTCATCGCGCACCGCTTGTCCACGGTTCGCCGCGCCGACCGCATCGTGGTCCTGGAGAACGGCGCGATAGCCGATATGGGCAGTCACGAGGACCTCATCAGCCGCCTCGGAACCTATCGACGACTATACGACCTCCAATTCGTTGACTTGGAGCCGCCCCGTCACGAGGCGGAGAAAGCTACTGACTGACGATGTCGATCCGATCCATGACTGGTTTCGCCCAAGTGAAAGGGCAGCACGGCGGAATCAGTTTCACTATCACACTGAAATCGGTCAATCATCGCTTCCTTGACCTGCATCTGCGTTTGCCTTCCAATAGTGACGCTCTCGAACAGAAGATCCGTCGCGTGTTCAAGGAACATCTTCATCGCGGCCACATAGAGCTGACACTCTCGATCGAACGTACCGACACGGGCGCCGTGACCATCAATCGCGAACTAGTCTCTGGCTACATACAGGCTTACCGCAAAGCGGCCGGGGAGTTTGGCATCTCCGGAGAGCCGGACCTGAACGCCATTCTGCGACTGAACGGCGCACTGAGCAGCTCGGGTGAAGTTTCCGAAGATGAAGGGCTGCAATCCGCACTCTTAGTTACAGTGGAAGAGGGCATCGCCAGGCTGAACGAGATGCGCACACACGAAGGCGACGGCGCGGCTCGTGAACTGCGCGAACGCATGCATCACCTGGGGCACAGCACGGCCGAAGTAGAACAAATGCGGGGCGCAGTTTTGCGCGCCTACCTTGAGAAAGTACAATCAAGGATGCAGGAACTCCTCGGGGCCAATGCTGACCCTGAACGCGTTCTCCAGGAAGCTGCCATGCTGGCCGAGCGCAGTGACATTCAGGAAGAAATCGTGCGCATGAAGACGCACATCCAGCACTTCCTGGGGCTGCTTGATGAAGGCGGCGAAGTCGGTAAGAAGCTCGACTTCCTCTTGCAGGAGATGAACCGCGAGGCCAACACGCTGCTGTCGAAGACATCCGGCGTGGCTGGCGAAGCGTTGCGCATTACCGAGATGGGGCTGGCCATGAAGTCCGAGATAGAAAAATCGCGCGAACAGGTGCAAAACATCGAATGAGCGGTCTCGTTTTCATCATTTCGGCTCCATCCGGCTCTGGCAAATCGACGCTCGTCAATGGGCTGCGCAGCAACGTACCCGGCCTCGAGTTTTCCGTTTCGTATACCACGCGCAAACCACGCGGGGTGGAGAAACAGGGATACGAATACTTCTACGTGGATCGCGCCGCATTCGAGCGCATGATCGAACAGCACGAGTTCCTTGAGTACGCCGACGTGTTTGGCAATTACTACGGCACGGCGCGACGCTTCCTTGTGGAAGCCCATGCTCACGGCAACGACCTATTGCTCGATATCGACGTGCAAGGCGCATCGCAGTTGCAGGCGAGTCTACCGGACGCAATCAGCATCTTCATCCTGCCTCCGAACCGCGCCGAACTCGAGCGCCGGCTGCGGTGTCGAAGCGAGGCTGAGCATGTTGATGGAGAAATCATCAATCGACGGCTCCGAACCGCCGCAAAAGAAATTGAGAATTACTCTAAATACAGCTATATTCTCGTGAACGACCACCTGCAGGAATCCATCGATGCGCTAACGGCAATCGTCTTATCAGAGCGCAGGAAGCGCTCTAGAGGCGAACTGTGCGAGAGCGAGAGGGCACTCCTTGCCAAGGCGGAACAGTACCTGCTTCCCAATGTTCGTGAGCGCGTTCAGCCGATACTGGCGTCTTTCGCGCTCCCGGAATCACAAGTGGTCCGTAAGTAGGAGATCTCCCATGGAACTGATCAACGGTTTCGACAGCAACTATCGGTACATCCTTGTGGCGGCGCGTCGCGCCCGCCAGCTTCAGTCCGGCGCAAGGCCGCTGGTCGATACGCAATCCCGCAAGCCCTGCCGTATCGCCGAGCAGGAGATTCAGGCATCGCTGGTGAAGTGGTTCATCCCTGAGAAGCCGAAGTCTGCCGCCGTTGCCGCGAGTGAATTGCTGGATAAGGCTCTGGAAGGGAATCAGCTTTAAGCTTTAGTGTGTTCCCAGAACGCAAGAAGTTGCTCTTCAGTGATTTAGAACTGCGGAGCCCTTTTGGATACGGGCTCCATCTAAACGATTAGAGGAACGGCACCGTAGTGCCGCAGAGGCCCTGAGCCGGCGGCTTTCGCGGCCCGTATCAGCAATGAAAATCGCACTCGGCGTTACCGGCGGCATCGCGGCCTACAAGGCTGCGGAGATTCTGCGAATGTTGCAGGACCGTGGCATCCACGTTCAAGTAGTTATGACGCGTGGCGCGCAGGAATTCGTCCGTCCGCTCACCTTTGCGGCACTTTCCGGCGAAAAAGTTATCACCGAGATGTTCTCGGAGTACGAGTCCAATGTGGACTCCGCGGTCGAGCACATCAGCGTCGCGCAATCCATCGACGCGCTGGTTGTTGCGCCCGCGACGGCAGATACGCTGGCGAAGTTCGCCAACGGAATCGCCAACGACTTTCTTTCCACGCTGTATCTGGCCACTACTGCGCCCGTGATCGTTGCTCCGGCGATGAACGTCAACATGTGGCAGCACGAAGCAACGCGCAAGAACATCGAGACGCTGCGCCAGCGCGGCGTCCGCGTCGTTGAGCCCGGCAGCGGCTACCTTGCTTGCGGAATGTTGGGCGCGGGACGGCTCGCCGAGCCCGAGCAGATCATCGAGAGCGTCATGGAGACGCTTGGGGTGGCGCAGGACCTTAAAGACGAGACCGTGCTGGTCACTGCCGGCCCGACGTTTGAACCAATTGATCCAGTCCGCTATTTGGGTAACCGTTCCAGCGGCAAGATGGGATACGCCATCGCCGAAGCGGCAGTAAGACGCGGCGCGCGCGTCATTCTTGTCAGCGGCCCCACCGCTCTGAAGGCGCCGGCGGCCGCCGAGGTAGTGCAGGTTGAGAGGGCACAGCAGATGCGCGAAGCGGTTCTCGTTCGCTTCCCCGACGTGTCCGTCGTGATCAAAACGGCGGCGGTTGCAGACTATCGCCCCGCGCAGGTAGCAACGCACAAGATCAAGCGCGGGAAGGCGATCAGCCTGGCACTCGAGCCGACGACCGACATTCTTGCCGAGCTCGGCACGCAAAAATTTCCGCAACACATTCTTGTCGGCTTCGCCGCGGAAACCGAAAACTTGATCGACAATGCGCGCAAGAAACTCGCCTCGAAGCACGCGGACGCCATTGTGCTCAACGACGTCTCTCGGTCGGAGATTGGTTTCGGCTCAGATCGCAATGCCGTTACGATTGTGACTGCGAGCGAAGTGCTTGATGTGCCGGACGCCCCAAAATTCGAAATCGCTCAACGCGTGCTCGACACGGTTGTGGAGTTGCGCCGCAAGCGAGCCGTCAAGCCTGCACCTGAGCAGCCAACCACGGCTCACAAATAGCGATGGCAAAGACACTGGATCCCTTGACCCGCCAGGCCGTCGCCGATCGTCTGCGCTACTATCGCGATCTCGGCATTTACGACTTCTACAAGCGCCCGCCCGGCGAACCGTCCGAAAATGCCGCCAGTTCGGCTGTTGAGGTTGCGAATCCCGAAGCTGCTGGATCAGAAATTTCTCCGGAGAGTGCCGTGAATCCAATGCCTGTTCTGGATGACAGGGTGTCCGCGCTGCATGGCATTCGTGAAGACCTGGGCGATTGCACGCGTTGCGTGCTTCATAAGCAGGGACGCAAGCAGATCGTCTTCGGCGTCGGGAATCCCGAAGCCGAGTTGATGTTCGTCGGCGAAGGTCCCGGCGCGGATGAAGACGAGCAGGGCGAGCCTTTTGTGGGACGCGCCGGTCAGTTGCTCAATAACATGATTCAGGCGATGGGGCTACGGCGTGAAGACGTGTACATCGCGAATGTCGTCAAGTGCCGCCCTCCGCAGAACCGCACGCCCGAACGCGAAGAGTGCGACACCTGCTCGCCGTTCCTCATGCGGCAGATCGCCGTCGTGCAACCGAAGATCATCGTTGCGCTCGGTGCTGTCGCGGCGAAAAACCTGCTTGGCGTTAACGACTCCATGGCGAACCTGCGTGGCCGTTTCTACGATTTCTCGCCCGTGCTTCCCAAAAACGCGCCTGAACGCGCGCTCGACTTCGAGGGAACGAAGCTTGCAGTCACCTACCATCCGGCGTATCTTTTGCGCGATCCGCGGCAGAAGAAAGAGACGTGGAAAGACCTGCAGATGGTCATGCATTATCTCGGCCTGCCCATGCCGCAGAAGTCCAGCGAGTAAGGCGTAGATGTCCCAGCAACCCAACGCGGCGGCGTCCATGGACGCGCAGGGAAACCAGTCTCTGCTCGGCGACCAGCGTGAGGCGTCACCGCAGTTCTGCGATGTCGCGCTTCCCATTCCGCTCGATGCCGTATTCACCTATCGCGTAAACGGCACCGTGCCCGTCGTCGGCGGACGCGTCATCGTGCCCTTTCGCGAGAAGCGCCTTTCCGGCATAGTCACACGCCTCCACGACGAAGCGCCTGATGCCAGCATCAAGACGAGGAACGTCGCACAGGTCCTCGACACCGTTTCCGTGCTTGATGAAAACCTGTTGGAGCTTGGGCGCTGGATTGCGCAGTACTACATCGCGCCTCTCGGAGACGTGTACCGCACCATGCTGCCGCTCGGCGCGGAATTCCAGAAGACGATTGCGTATCGCATCACTGAGGCCGGGTCGGAGGCGCTGTACGAATCCGCCACGGCAGGCTCGTCGAGGCGGTCGCAAAAAGATGCCGAGCACCAGATGGTCGAATACGCCGTGCTGGATTATCTTGCCGATGGCGACCTGGTACGCGAAGCATCGCTGCGCAACGCAACCGGCGCGACGAAGGATGTGATTCGTACGCTGCTGTCGAAAAAGTGGATTGCGCGCGAAGACCTCTCCGGCATACGCGACGCGAGTCGCACCGTGCGCATCGCCGTCCTCAAAGAAACGAACGGCAAGCTCAACGACAATCAGCAGAAGATCATCGACACCCTGCGCGAACACGACGGCCGCATTCCGGTCGATGACCTGCGCGCGCTGAGCGTGCCGCGAACGACGCTCCAGACGCTGGTCAAGCGTGGCATCGTGGAGATTGCGGAAGAGAAAGCCGACTTCACCGTGAGTGGCATGAAGCCGCGCACGAGGCTCGACTTCCTGTTCACAAACGCGCAACAGCAGGCACTCAAGCACATCCGCGCCGCTGCCGATTCCCGGCAGTTCTCGGTGACGCTGCTGCACGGCGTTACAGGCTCGGGCAAGACGGCCGTGTACCTTGCGGCCATGCAGTCCGTGCTTGCCGAGAACCGCAGCGCCATCCTGCTCGTGCCGGAAATCGGACTGACTCCGGCGATGGCCGCCGACCTGCACAGCTTTTTCGGCGAAGAGGTCGCCGTGCTGCACTCGTCCTTGTCGGACGATGAGCGAGCCGAGCAGTGGCACCGCATACGCCGTGGCGAAGCGCGCATCGTAGTTGGTACGCGCTCGGCTGTGTTCGCTCCCGTCGCGGACCTTGCACTCATCATTGTCGATGAAGAGCACGACAATTCGTATAAGCAGGAAGAAACACCGCGATACCACGCGCGCAACGTCGCGGCGGTAAGAGCCAAGATGCTTGGGGCTGCCGTAGTGCTGGGTTCCGCAACGCCGTCTCTTGAGTCCTACCTGAACGTGCGAAAAAAATACGCGCTTGTCGAACTGCCGGACAGAGTAGAGCAGCGCGTCATGCCTGAAGTCGAAATTCTCGACATGCGCCAGGAGTTCCAGGAAACAGGCAAAGAGCACGTGCTCTCGCGCAAGCTGATCGCGGGCATACAGGAACGACTCGAACGCGGCGAGCAGGCCATGATCCTGCTGAACCGTCGCGGCTACTCTGCGTTCGTCATGTGCCGTTCCTGCGGCGACACCATCGAGTGCCGCGATTGCGCAATTGCCCTCACGCACCACAAGCGTGACCGCCGCCTTGTCTGCCACTACTGCGGATACCAGCAGGCAATCCCAACCGTGTGCCCCAAGTGCAGTAGCGAGTACGTTCAATTTCTCGGCACCGGCTCGGAGAAACTCGAAGACCTTCTGCACTCTGCCTTCCCGCAGGCGCGCATCGGACGCATGGATCGCGACACAGTGCGCGGGCACGCCGACTTCGAGCGCATCCTGAATAGTCTTCAAGCGGGCGACATCGATCTGCTGGTCGGTACGCAGATGATTGCCAAAGGGCACGACGTCCATGGCGTCACTCTGGTCGGCGTCGTAGGGGCGGACACCGCCCTGAGTCTCCCGGACTTCCGCGCCGCCGAGCGCACCTTCCAGCTACTCACGCAGGTAGCTGGGCGGGCAGGCCGCGGGGCCACGCCGGGCAAAGTGGTTGTGCAGACCTACTTCCCGGATCACTATGCCGTCCTCTTTGCCTCCCAGCACGACTATGCAGGCTTCGCGGAGAAGGAGCTGAGGTTTCGCAGCTGGATGCACTATCCGCCGTTCACGGCGCTCGCAAACGTGCTCGTGCGTAGTGACAAGGTCGAGGAGGCACTGCGCTATTCCGGCATCCTGGGCAAGTGGTTCGAGGGTACGCGCCATGAAGGCATCAGAGTTTTGGGGCCTGCCGCCGCTCCCATCGTCCGCCTCAAGCGAGACTACCGTTACCATTTTGTGCTGAAGTCCGCCAGCCGCGAAAAGCTGAACGCGCTGTTGCGCGCCATGCTTCAGCATGCGGCAGAGAACAAGGTTCCGCGCTCGAACGTCATGATTGACGTGGATGCCATGTCACTGATGTAGCTTTTTGGATTTAATGCAACAGGGCTTCGAAACATAGCGCAAGTGCCCAAAAATTGAGACAATTGAACCAAGCTCTCCGGGATTGCGTATTTCTGGTTGTGAGGTTCCGAACGTGTCGAATGAGCAGAAACCGGCGGAAGCACCCAAGCCACCGTCCAGCTCAAAAGAGGAACGCCACAGCCTCGACTTCGACCACGACAGCACGTTAATCAAAATGAGTGTCACCATTCCTGCGCGCGTGGAGGCGATCTCGGCAGCCGTGGAGGGCATTATTGCTGTGGTCCGCACGATCGACTGCGCTTCCGGCAAGGACTTCGAGATTGAGACGGCGCTGCGTGAAGCACTGGCAAACGCCATTACCCATGGCTGCCATAACGATCCCGACAAGCAGGTGCAGTGTTGCGTTGCCTGCCAGGAAGAGCATGGCATGCTCATCATCGTGCGAGATCCCGGCCAGGGTTTCGATCCGCTCGCTATCCCCAACCCAACGATCGGCGAGAACCTGTACGACAATCACGGCCGTGGCATTTATCTGATCAATGAATTGATGGATGAAGTGCGTTTCGAGCGTGGCGGAACCGAAATTCACATGCGCAAGTACTAGAGTGCCCGCTATTCCCAAAACAAAAGCCCTCCGGCGCCGGAGGGCTTTTGTGTGTTGCCTAGCGGAGTTAATTGCGCTCGCGCTTCCAATCCATCAGCTCGCCAATAGTGGCGCTGCCAGGGCTCGAAACCGGGTGCTTGTAGGCTTCCACTTCGTGGCGGGTGGCTTCTTCGCCTACCGCTCGAATGCTGAGGCCGACCTTCTTCTCTTCAGGATTCATCTTGATGATCTTGAAGTCGAATTCCTGTCCGGGTTCCAGTTTGAACGTGCCGCCAGTTTCGTCGGTCGCTTCGGAGTTGTGGCACAGACCTTCAACGCCTTCCGCGATTTCAACGAATGCACCAAAGCTCGCCAGGCGCAGCACCTTGCCGTGGATGACGTCTCCGACGCGATGCTGGTCGAAGAAGGTCTCCCAAACGTCAGGCTGCAACTGCTTCACTCCGAGTGACAGCCGGCGCTGATCAGGCTCTATGGCCAGAACGATCGCGCGTACTTTGTCGCCCTTCTTCAGCACTTCAGACGGATGCTTGACGCGCTTGGTCCAGCTCAGGTTGCTGACGTGGACCAGTCCGTCGATGCCGTCTTCAATCTCGATGAATGCACCGAAGTCGGTCAGGTTGCGAACCTTGCCTTCGACGATGCCGCCGATGGGGAACTTCTCGTGCAGCGTCTCCCAAGGGTTGGTTTCGAGCTGCTTGAGGCCGAGCGAGATCCTCCGCTCTTGCGGGTTCACGTTCAGGACGACAGCTTCAAGCGCATCGCCGACGTTGACCAGCTTCGACGGGTGCTTCATCCGCTTCGACCAGGTCATCTCGCTGACGTGCACAAGGCCTTCGATGCCCTGCTCGAGTTCGATAAAGGCGCCGTAGTCGGTAACGCTGATCACGCGTCCCTTCACGTGTGCGCCAATCGGGTAACGCTCTGCGGCATCAAGCCAGGGATCAGGCGTGAGCTGTTTGAAGCCCAGCGAGACGCGCTGCTTGTCGCGGTCGAACTTCAGAACTTTGA
It includes:
- a CDS encoding ABC transporter ATP-binding protein codes for the protein MRQLIRLLRYVRPYWLQLTSSVVLMAMVGLLDAFRVLLIGPIFDRVLNPASQSKEIALFKLPYTEHTVYLQQFVPQHFQNAWTVVAFSLVAATVLKGICDYLGTYAVNYAGFGLITDLRNNLYSSVLRRSVSFFHKHPTGTLVSTIINDIDKVQFAMSSVLAEFLQQFFTLIFTAAIVVLLGGKLAWVLVIFVPFILFSARRIGGRVRHTTRKGQDKLAEIQNILQETISGNRIVKAFGMELWEIGRFRSAANRLFKANLRSVSAAAVSSPLMDIFGAVAIGLLLLLGRDQIKAHVFTAGTFLAFIIAVFKLYDPVRKFAMFNNSFQQALGASGSIFAFMDAEDTVIQKPDALVLPAFSQSIQFDHVGFGYGENGEGREILRDIDLKVETGEVLAIVGSSGSGKTTMVNLIPRFFDVTQGRLLIDGHDVRDLTLASLRSQIGVVTQETILFNDTVRNNIAYGQPKVKQDQVVAAAQAALAHDFIMNMPEGYDTVIGERGFRLSGGERQRLSIARALLKNAPILILDEATSALDTESEALVQAALHNLMSGRTVFVIAHRLSTVRRADRIVVLENGAIADMGSHEDLISRLGTYRRLYDLQFVDLEPPRHEAEKATD
- a CDS encoding YicC/YloC family endoribonuclease — its product is MSIRSMTGFAQVKGQHGGISFTITLKSVNHRFLDLHLRLPSNSDALEQKIRRVFKEHLHRGHIELTLSIERTDTGAVTINRELVSGYIQAYRKAAGEFGISGEPDLNAILRLNGALSSSGEVSEDEGLQSALLVTVEEGIARLNEMRTHEGDGAARELRERMHHLGHSTAEVEQMRGAVLRAYLEKVQSRMQELLGANADPERVLQEAAMLAERSDIQEEIVRMKTHIQHFLGLLDEGGEVGKKLDFLLQEMNREANTLLSKTSGVAGEALRITEMGLAMKSEIEKSREQVQNIE
- the gmk gene encoding guanylate kinase, translated to MSGLVFIISAPSGSGKSTLVNGLRSNVPGLEFSVSYTTRKPRGVEKQGYEYFYVDRAAFERMIEQHEFLEYADVFGNYYGTARRFLVEAHAHGNDLLLDIDVQGASQLQASLPDAISIFILPPNRAELERRLRCRSEAEHVDGEIINRRLRTAAKEIENYSKYSYILVNDHLQESIDALTAIVLSERRKRSRGELCESERALLAKAEQYLLPNVRERVQPILASFALPESQVVRK
- the rpoZ gene encoding DNA-directed RNA polymerase subunit omega produces the protein MELINGFDSNYRYILVAARRARQLQSGARPLVDTQSRKPCRIAEQEIQASLVKWFIPEKPKSAAVAASELLDKALEGNQL
- the coaBC gene encoding bifunctional phosphopantothenoylcysteine decarboxylase/phosphopantothenate--cysteine ligase CoaBC — protein: MKIALGVTGGIAAYKAAEILRMLQDRGIHVQVVMTRGAQEFVRPLTFAALSGEKVITEMFSEYESNVDSAVEHISVAQSIDALVVAPATADTLAKFANGIANDFLSTLYLATTAPVIVAPAMNVNMWQHEATRKNIETLRQRGVRVVEPGSGYLACGMLGAGRLAEPEQIIESVMETLGVAQDLKDETVLVTAGPTFEPIDPVRYLGNRSSGKMGYAIAEAAVRRGARVILVSGPTALKAPAAAEVVQVERAQQMREAVLVRFPDVSVVIKTAAVADYRPAQVATHKIKRGKAISLALEPTTDILAELGTQKFPQHILVGFAAETENLIDNARKKLASKHADAIVLNDVSRSEIGFGSDRNAVTIVTASEVLDVPDAPKFEIAQRVLDTVVELRRKRAVKPAPEQPTTAHK
- a CDS encoding uracil-DNA glycosylase; translation: MAKTLDPLTRQAVADRLRYYRDLGIYDFYKRPPGEPSENAASSAVEVANPEAAGSEISPESAVNPMPVLDDRVSALHGIREDLGDCTRCVLHKQGRKQIVFGVGNPEAELMFVGEGPGADEDEQGEPFVGRAGQLLNNMIQAMGLRREDVYIANVVKCRPPQNRTPEREECDTCSPFLMRQIAVVQPKIIVALGAVAAKNLLGVNDSMANLRGRFYDFSPVLPKNAPERALDFEGTKLAVTYHPAYLLRDPRQKKETWKDLQMVMHYLGLPMPQKSSE
- the priA gene encoding primosomal protein N' produces the protein MSQQPNAAASMDAQGNQSLLGDQREASPQFCDVALPIPLDAVFTYRVNGTVPVVGGRVIVPFREKRLSGIVTRLHDEAPDASIKTRNVAQVLDTVSVLDENLLELGRWIAQYYIAPLGDVYRTMLPLGAEFQKTIAYRITEAGSEALYESATAGSSRRSQKDAEHQMVEYAVLDYLADGDLVREASLRNATGATKDVIRTLLSKKWIAREDLSGIRDASRTVRIAVLKETNGKLNDNQQKIIDTLREHDGRIPVDDLRALSVPRTTLQTLVKRGIVEIAEEKADFTVSGMKPRTRLDFLFTNAQQQALKHIRAAADSRQFSVTLLHGVTGSGKTAVYLAAMQSVLAENRSAILLVPEIGLTPAMAADLHSFFGEEVAVLHSSLSDDERAEQWHRIRRGEARIVVGTRSAVFAPVADLALIIVDEEHDNSYKQEETPRYHARNVAAVRAKMLGAAVVLGSATPSLESYLNVRKKYALVELPDRVEQRVMPEVEILDMRQEFQETGKEHVLSRKLIAGIQERLERGEQAMILLNRRGYSAFVMCRSCGDTIECRDCAIALTHHKRDRRLVCHYCGYQQAIPTVCPKCSSEYVQFLGTGSEKLEDLLHSAFPQARIGRMDRDTVRGHADFERILNSLQAGDIDLLVGTQMIAKGHDVHGVTLVGVVGADTALSLPDFRAAERTFQLLTQVAGRAGRGATPGKVVVQTYFPDHYAVLFASQHDYAGFAEKELRFRSWMHYPPFTALANVLVRSDKVEEALRYSGILGKWFEGTRHEGIRVLGPAAAPIVRLKRDYRYHFVLKSASREKLNALLRAMLQHAAENKVPRSNVMIDVDAMSLM
- a CDS encoding ATP-binding protein, whose amino-acid sequence is MSNEQKPAEAPKPPSSSKEERHSLDFDHDSTLIKMSVTIPARVEAISAAVEGIIAVVRTIDCASGKDFEIETALREALANAITHGCHNDPDKQVQCCVACQEEHGMLIIVRDPGQGFDPLAIPNPTIGENLYDNHGRGIYLINELMDEVRFERGGTEIHMRKY
- a CDS encoding 30S ribosomal protein S1, encoding MLTMAFEDTRNDSPSLENTTPATGSPSEESQHHPGPTPSTTNTPERPAAGPTRHEKETMTEDFATALETFEQEQTEAAANEERVVKGTVISINNNFLVVDVGQKSEGVVPLSEVTDHEGNVRFKPGDEIDVMFEKGHTEEGYVNLSHQKAQRLHAWDEIEKAYNEKSSIKARVIDRIKGGVTVDIMGARAFLPGSQVDLRPVRNLDALKGQELDVRIIKLNKKRGNIVVSRKQMLEEEQSGRRDETMKHLEENAVLTGTVKNLTDYGAFVDLGGIDGLLHITDMSWGRLTHPRDLVQVGDQIQVKVLKFDRDKQRVSLGFKQLTPDPWLDAAERYPIGAHVKGRVISVTDYGAFIELEQGIEGLVHVSEMTWSKRMKHPSKLVNVGDALEAVVLNVNPQERRISLGLKQLETNPWETLHEKFPIGGIVEGKVRNLTDFGAFIEIEDGIDGLVHVSNLSWTKRVKHPSEVLKKGDKVRAIVLAIEPDQRRLSLGVKQLQPDVWETFFDQHRVGDVIHGKVLRLASFGAFVEIAEGVEGLCHNSEATDETGGTFKLEPGQEFDFKIIKMNPEEKKVGLSIRAVGEEATRHEVEAYKHPVSSPGSATIGELMDWKRERN